From a single Oreochromis niloticus isolate F11D_XX linkage group LG3, O_niloticus_UMD_NMBU, whole genome shotgun sequence genomic region:
- the LOC109197358 gene encoding uncharacterized protein LOC109197358 isoform X1, with amino-acid sequence MHCILAREVDGGSSSSMHLNFLLKLSTVRFYRLSYSPVMHVRIRGIPLSELYKSRLGSGSMNKLPHSCRNQKMAAAQKHVVHVYVERDTALKLTLLERPKSVEELKEIIKERRFKPRPNGDFSLHYVLMDTTYALCRQEIVGAVGAPRVRDIVDRWPALLMESQVVAEFHRIKNVNLRTQFYKELDRHTPRLITLFRDKAIKTGKIAEELAKLMRIYDIQEQRDVNTRRVLVLHALPVYLREDASTLFRTCDSADGPDLTVTLVALLTVVTDDTTDSALFSPESICIVVEDEILVNGPTNLADSFLLLFGYIYALDLQYPKKLELTFTFIQKVVM; translated from the exons ATGCATTGTATTCTTGCCCGGGAAGTTGACGGTGGCAGTTCTAGCTCCATGCATTTGAACTTTCTACTAAAACTTTCTACTGTCCGTTTCTACCGGTTGTCGTATTCGCCGGTAATGCACGTGCGTATT AGGGGTATTCCACTAAGCGAGCTCTACAAGTCAAGACTGGGCAGTGGGTCCATGAATAAACTGCCTCACTCCTGCAG gaacCAAAAGATGGCTGCTGCCCAGAAGCATGTGGTGCATGTGTATGTTGAACGAGACACCGCCCTGAAACTTACTCTACTTGAGCGACCAAAGTCAGTGGAGGAGctgaaagaaataattaaagAGAGGAGGTTCAAGCCAAGACCGAATGGGGACTTTAGCCTTCACTATGTCCTCATGGACACAACCTATGCCCTATGTCGCCAAGAAATTGTTGGAGCTGTTGGAGCTCCACGAGTGAGAGACATCGTGGACAGATGGCCAGCCCTACTTATGGAGTCAcag GTGGTTGCAGAGTTCCACCGAATCAAGAATGTTAACCTGCGCACTCAATTCTACAAGGAGCTGGACAGACACACGCCTAGACTCATCACTTTGTTCCGAGACAAGGCCATCAAGACTGGCAAGATTGCAGAGGAGCTAGCAAAGCTCATGAGAATTTATGACATTCAG GAACAGCGTGATGTAAATACAAGACGGGTCCTCGTCCTTCATGCACTTCCTGTGTACCTGCGTGAAGATGCCTCCACGTTATTCAGGACTTGTGAT TCAGCAGATGGTCCAGACCTCACTGTCACTCTTGTGGCTCTGCTGACAGTTGTCACGGATGACACTACTGATTCGGCCCTCTTCAGTCCCGAAAGTATCTGCATTGTCGTTGAGGATGAAATACTTGTGAATGGTCCCACAAATCTGGCTGACTCATTTCTCCTGCTCTTTGGGTACATCTATGCACTAGACCTACAATACCCAAAGAAACTTGAGCTTACATTCACATTTATCCAGAAGGTTGTGATGTGA
- the LOC109197358 gene encoding uncharacterized protein LOC109197358 isoform X3 — protein sequence MAAAQKHVVHVYVERDTALKLTLLERPKSVEELKEIIKERRFKPRPNGDFSLHYVLMDTTYALCRQEIVGAVGAPRVRDIVDRWPALLMESQVVAEFHRIKNVNLRTQFYKELDRHTPRLITLFRDKAIKTGKIAEELAKLMRIYDIQEQRDVNTRRVLVLHALPVYLREDASTLFRTCDSADGPDLTVTLVALLTVVTDDTTDSALFSPESICIVVEDEILVNGPTNLADSFLLLFGYIYALDLQYPKKLELTFTFIQKVVM from the exons ATGGCTGCTGCCCAGAAGCATGTGGTGCATGTGTATGTTGAACGAGACACCGCCCTGAAACTTACTCTACTTGAGCGACCAAAGTCAGTGGAGGAGctgaaagaaataattaaagAGAGGAGGTTCAAGCCAAGACCGAATGGGGACTTTAGCCTTCACTATGTCCTCATGGACACAACCTATGCCCTATGTCGCCAAGAAATTGTTGGAGCTGTTGGAGCTCCACGAGTGAGAGACATCGTGGACAGATGGCCAGCCCTACTTATGGAGTCAcag GTGGTTGCAGAGTTCCACCGAATCAAGAATGTTAACCTGCGCACTCAATTCTACAAGGAGCTGGACAGACACACGCCTAGACTCATCACTTTGTTCCGAGACAAGGCCATCAAGACTGGCAAGATTGCAGAGGAGCTAGCAAAGCTCATGAGAATTTATGACATTCAG GAACAGCGTGATGTAAATACAAGACGGGTCCTCGTCCTTCATGCACTTCCTGTGTACCTGCGTGAAGATGCCTCCACGTTATTCAGGACTTGTGAT TCAGCAGATGGTCCAGACCTCACTGTCACTCTTGTGGCTCTGCTGACAGTTGTCACGGATGACACTACTGATTCGGCCCTCTTCAGTCCCGAAAGTATCTGCATTGTCGTTGAGGATGAAATACTTGTGAATGGTCCCACAAATCTGGCTGACTCATTTCTCCTGCTCTTTGGGTACATCTATGCACTAGACCTACAATACCCAAAGAAACTTGAGCTTACATTCACATTTATCCAGAAGGTTGTGATGTGA
- the LOC109197358 gene encoding uncharacterized protein LOC109197358 isoform X2 — MNKLPHSCRNQKMAAAQKHVVHVYVERDTALKLTLLERPKSVEELKEIIKERRFKPRPNGDFSLHYVLMDTTYALCRQEIVGAVGAPRVRDIVDRWPALLMESQVVAEFHRIKNVNLRTQFYKELDRHTPRLITLFRDKAIKTGKIAEELAKLMRIYDIQEQRDVNTRRVLVLHALPVYLREDASTLFRTCDSADGPDLTVTLVALLTVVTDDTTDSALFSPESICIVVEDEILVNGPTNLADSFLLLFGYIYALDLQYPKKLELTFTFIQKVVM; from the exons ATGAATAAACTGCCTCACTCCTGCAG gaacCAAAAGATGGCTGCTGCCCAGAAGCATGTGGTGCATGTGTATGTTGAACGAGACACCGCCCTGAAACTTACTCTACTTGAGCGACCAAAGTCAGTGGAGGAGctgaaagaaataattaaagAGAGGAGGTTCAAGCCAAGACCGAATGGGGACTTTAGCCTTCACTATGTCCTCATGGACACAACCTATGCCCTATGTCGCCAAGAAATTGTTGGAGCTGTTGGAGCTCCACGAGTGAGAGACATCGTGGACAGATGGCCAGCCCTACTTATGGAGTCAcag GTGGTTGCAGAGTTCCACCGAATCAAGAATGTTAACCTGCGCACTCAATTCTACAAGGAGCTGGACAGACACACGCCTAGACTCATCACTTTGTTCCGAGACAAGGCCATCAAGACTGGCAAGATTGCAGAGGAGCTAGCAAAGCTCATGAGAATTTATGACATTCAG GAACAGCGTGATGTAAATACAAGACGGGTCCTCGTCCTTCATGCACTTCCTGTGTACCTGCGTGAAGATGCCTCCACGTTATTCAGGACTTGTGAT TCAGCAGATGGTCCAGACCTCACTGTCACTCTTGTGGCTCTGCTGACAGTTGTCACGGATGACACTACTGATTCGGCCCTCTTCAGTCCCGAAAGTATCTGCATTGTCGTTGAGGATGAAATACTTGTGAATGGTCCCACAAATCTGGCTGACTCATTTCTCCTGCTCTTTGGGTACATCTATGCACTAGACCTACAATACCCAAAGAAACTTGAGCTTACATTCACATTTATCCAGAAGGTTGTGATGTGA